The Rhizoctonia solani chromosome 13, complete sequence nucleotide sequence CCTTGTACGCACTTCGCACTGACCTCTGAGCATGATCAGCAAACTTGGCCAGAGCTGCTCCTACTTACATTCGATTAGTTTGCAACATGGGACTGCCACATATTTTTTTAATCGATAAACAGTGATGCATTTATTTGCAGCTGCTCTCCGCCCTGTGGTTAAGCCGAGCAGAAGCCTCGCCTATGGGATATAGTTCAATCAGCGCCGTAGGTGTGATATGGAGAGATTGTAACCAAACACCTTGGGCAACCTTGCAAAGGGGCGACAGGTTCAGAACAAGGTCCTCGGCTGACGGCTACGTTGTTTCGACGGCTTCATTTCTATAGCGGAAGTAAGGTATTTTACATCGATTATTACTTGAGCACCCGGAGCCAAGCGCCCTTTACTCGGTTCCCACTAACTCCGGTGCCATTATTGATGAATCAGGCTAGACTAAGCTCTCTATTCGCTTTTGTGGTGATCCGCTCAATCTTATATCGAAAGATTCAATTTCTCGAATTCAGAAACTAACTTATCCTGGGTAGATGAGGGATGTGATGTCACAGTTGACTAGTGAATCAAGTGAACGAAAATACGCCACTGTCCTCTCAACCGTGAGGTGATCCGGAATCTGTCAAGCTCATAAAGGGTCGTCCCATGCTACCTTTTTTTTGCCCTACATTCGACCATCACTACAACTTCCTATCTACCCTGTGCCTCGAAAATGGTTGCAACTTCACTGGTCCTAGCTCTTGGTTCTGGGCTAGCTGCCCTTGCCCTCCCCACACAGCAGCCACTTATTGGGATTAATTTTGCTGATGAATTTAAAACGAGCTGCAATGTGAACAATCCAGCTGCCGAGAAGACTTACTACGGCGTAGGGAATAACAAAGATACTAACGCTGGTCAAGTCAAGTTGAGGATCAGCAATGGAGGTGCTGGCCTTTCTGGCCTAGTCGGCGCACTAGCGGATGAGTTTATCACGTACATGGTCAACAAAACAGACATCGACAAGCGCGTGGATCCGTTTAGGGTAGGTACTCATCTCTCATGTTTTTGCCTTCATTTAATCGAATGATCACATAGGTTGAATGGGTAAAAGGCGATACAACCGAGACGCTCAATTACCTGGCAACCGGCCAAGCAGACATTGGAATTACTTACAACAAGGCGGCAgagtgccaagccatgtccgaTAAGGTGGCCGCTCGTAGAGTCTACGGGTTTAGAGATCATTTCTATCTTGTTGGACCCCATAATAAGTAAGCGTTCGATGTTTCTTGATTGTCATTATACACTGACAACTCAATCGTTAGCCCGGCTGGCCTAAATGTATACCAAAACGGCACTGCCAACCAGACAGTTTTCACTCAATTTCAGAAGATTGTGTCCACGGGAAATAACGCGACTCATGTAAGTTAGATATGGTCGATTACAGTGCACATTTGCTTACCTGCAGCAGAGCCCTCCCACTCGTTTTTTTATCCCGGTTCGACAAGTCTGCCACGAACATTAAAGATTCAGAATTATTCGTTGCAATTGGCCAGGTGAGTTCTTAAAAAGTGAGAAAAGGGCGCGCATTTACCCAGGATACCAGGTGCCATGGGGTCTGGCCTACTCCAAGTGGTATCATCAATACATCATGTATCCGATAGATGCGCTTGTAAGTGGTCTATATAGTATCTTTTTGGTGATACGAACACTCATGGGAATAATAGAAAGCTGCAGCGCTCTTAGAAGAGTATACGATTACTGATAGGGGTACCTGGCTTTCGACTCCCAAGAACATAACAGAAATGTTAGTTCTCTACAACGAGGGAAAAGACGATGAAACACAAGATAACCCGGATGTAGTTGAAGGCCCGGCGGACCCCCTTCTAAATCCTGCGTTTTTCTTGACGAGCACCAAAATTTGCGAGGAAAACAAGGACCTTGCAGATGCCTTCCTCGATTGGGTGGTCGACCGTGCGCTTGGTCAGGAAGTTATTAAGGGTTACAGGAGAAACGATTCAGACGAGTGGCTCTACACTGGTGCGCCTAACCGTACCGACCTCCGAATCCAAAACTGCACCATCCAAGGATCTTAGGAAGTTAAGTGCCAATACGGACATTCCTGATAATTGATCCAACATTGCTTCTAATTTCATCCCTTCTTATCCTTGAATGTAATATACATAACTACACCTGAACAATAAATTCCCTAACGAGTGAAGTATTATCTTGAGCGTCCCAGTACTAGTACTAGTAGCGTTGAGAGGAATGATGAATGAGGGACCACCGATTCTTCCTCTGTCTGTTCCATTGCGTATATATATAGACTACAATAACTTGGACTTTAGTAGGCATTGACCCTTCGGCTTAGAGCATACAGTAATGAACAACGACATGCCAAGCTCGAGCCTCAACCCAGATTTATACGTTCCTACTAAAACGATTGCGCGCGAAGCTGCATACTTAGCCTGGGCGCGCTCGTGGCGTGAGATAATTATATATAAATGACTACGTGAGGTATCAGGGTATATAACACCGAGTACGATGGGAAAAGACCGGATAAGGTGGGAACCCGACCGCGAGTGAGGCTCGCAGATGGGTGGTCCAAACTATGCTCAACGGGTGGTGTGGTGGGTgggagaaaaagaaaaagataCGTCCCTAAGAGACCAATGACGCGAGAATATGATCGAGACCGCAAAGCAGGCGAGGAGAAG carries:
- a CDS encoding tungstate-binding protein, whose amino-acid sequence is MVATSLVLALGSGLAALALPTQQPLIGINFADEFKTSCNVNNPAAEKTYYGVGNNKDTNAGQVKLRISNGGAGLSGLVGALADEFITYMVNKTDIDKRVDPFRVEWVKGDTTETLNYLATGQADIGITYNKAAECQAMSDKVAARRVYGFRDHFYLVGPHNNPAGLNVYQNGTANQTVFTQFQKIVSTGNNATHSATNIKDSELFVAIGQVPWGLAYSKWYHQYIMYPIDALKAAALLEEYTITDRGTWLSTPKNITEMLVLYNEGKDDETQDNPDVVEGPADPLLNPAFFLTSTKICEENKDLADAFLDWVVDRALGQEVIKGYRRNDSDEWLYTGAPNRTDLRIQNCTIQGS